ACTTTCATCCCTAATCAAGTTTGCAAGGGATCTGCACCTAAGGAAACATGtggttctaagttcgactctTCTTAACTCCTATAAGTTTACTTTTAGattgaatgattttcatttttataaaaaaaaaaaatctcattcaaccAAATATGACTCCAAAAAAATGTACTAATTAAACTGGAAGATGAAATAACATGAGAGTAGTAAAGGAGAACAATCGATGTCTCTACCCGTTGAAGGAATCAAAGGGAAAGCCCACCCTGCGCTTGGCCCGCTCAATCGCCAATTTAAACCTATGCAGCTCCTTGGCTGAATAACTTCCATCATCCACAAGCACAAGTTCAGAAGGCTTGACATCATAGAATATGGGAATCACCACCTTCTCATTCTCAATCAAGAGAGCCAATTCATGGAGACAAAAGTGAGAATCACAATAATGTGGAGAGAAGATGACGACCCCAACCTTACAGTCCCGTATAGCAGCTTCAATATTCTGTAAGAGCTCGTCGCCAGGCTTCATGCTCTTGTAATCTATGAAGGGATTAAGGTTCAGATGGACGAAACGATCGTAAAGCAATGCAGCGATGTTGCGTTTAGTGTCCATCCCTCTGTGGTTAATGAAGACATCACATAGCCCGGCAGGCTTGCGAGTTATTCTGCACGTACTTTTTTGTCTTCTGCTACCGAAAACCAGCTTACTACCCAACCACTTGGATAGGGAAAGATGCATCGCTATTGTAAACTTCAAAAGATTCAAATCTTCTATTGTTATGAACTacggagagagaaaagagaagctGAACAAGGTATCCATCGAGAGAGAAATATAACCCCGTGTAATCAATTTATAAAACcccctccatccaaaaatgatgCTGATTAGGTTTATGTGCGAGATTATTTTTGTACGCTCCTCATTCTGGCATTTAGAATCCATTAAAAGTCTTCTCGATGCTTGATGAACTTACTCAAACTTTTCTCAATCCTCCAATGTCCAAATGGATCACACTTTAGGACTTCTATCTCCTACTTCCgccaattgtttttttttttttttttggggtggggatTAAAAGATTCTTCTTCCGTCTTCACAGTTCACAGTTCACACTTCACACCCATTACTTGGTGCTGTGTGATCGTCACACGTCAATTTATTAATAGTTTAAGCTTTCTGGGACCCACTAACTTGGACGTGGCATGACAGAATGTCATTTGGTCAATATATAATTGGACAAATTAGCTTGGCACTGAGCCATCTGATGAAACAATATAGAAGATTATGTCCTCATTCTCGGACTCAGATCTTCGAAGCTAATTTTACTGATGTGAGCCCCACACACACAACCCATTGGCGCCCTCCAgaaatgtgagagagagagagagagattaagaaCGAGGTATTGTGAAATGTCAATTGTCAAGTGTGAAAGCAATACTTTTTCACGCAGACTTGATGGAGCATTTCACATAGAGTTACAAAGTGGTGTAGATAGAATTTGTTGCAAATTACAGAGAGAGTAATAGAAAATAATTCATGAATCCATTTTCCACACCTTGATTGGTATGGCTTGGAAGATTCCTCCTACACATAGGAACTCTCTCCCTTACAAAACTGTGTGCCAAACTTGCATATGCAATGAACAGTCGAACAAGTTTTTCAGCCACTCCGGTGACAAAGGGTTGTCTGAAATGCACAGAGCTGATATGGAACATCATAAATGTCCATTAGAGAGGAACCCTCTGGATGAGTGATGATGGATATGTAGGGTATCCTTCTCCAGGTGCATCAGACATTGGCCAGATAAATAACAGCTTGAATTGTTCCTCAATAAACAAGGATGGAATAGAATAGATAGAAGTGTCAAGTGGCAGAGGCTATTAAACTGA
This genomic stretch from Macadamia integrifolia cultivar HAES 741 chromosome 2, SCU_Mint_v3, whole genome shotgun sequence harbors:
- the LOC122063864 gene encoding TIR-only protein-like, whose product is MHLSLSKWLGSKLVFGSRRQKSTCRITRKPAGLCDVFINHRGMDTKRNIAALLYDRFVHLNLNPFIDYKSMKPGDELLQNIEAAIRDCKVGVVIFSPHYCDSHFCLHELALLIENEKVVIPIFYDVKPSELVLVDDGSYSAKELHRFKLAIERAKRRVGFPFDSFNGDWSDLLKRASDSVVEVLMEFDAKIDKEVKQKRVVVNKWTKMEIHDQLIK